From a single Paraburkholderia youngii genomic region:
- a CDS encoding FAD binding domain-containing protein — MKPAPFDYLRAMTAQDALDALAQYGEDARVLAGGQSLMAVLNMRLAQPKVLVDISRTAELDAVRVDQQARHLVVNAAATQGSVEWRSTLTDEAPLLAMAFPHISHFQIRNRGTVCGSIAHADPSAELPLVLAALGGDVMLRSRKRRRTLAAQDFFQGMLMTAREPDELVEAVRFPLRKEGERYAFAEFSARHGDFAIVACAAVVTDESIRIAVGGVADRPVTEQWPRLRGDDLRGALNDLSWKLNAQDDAQISAAYRRNLVRQLGWRVIEEAK, encoded by the coding sequence ATGAAGCCCGCACCGTTCGATTACCTGCGCGCGATGACCGCGCAAGACGCGCTCGACGCGCTCGCGCAATACGGCGAGGACGCCCGCGTGCTGGCGGGCGGCCAATCGCTGATGGCCGTGCTCAATATGCGGCTCGCGCAGCCGAAGGTGCTCGTCGATATCTCGCGCACCGCCGAACTCGATGCCGTGCGCGTGGACCAGCAGGCGCGGCATCTGGTCGTGAACGCAGCGGCGACGCAAGGCAGCGTCGAATGGCGCAGCACGCTCACCGACGAAGCGCCGCTGCTCGCGATGGCGTTCCCGCATATCTCGCACTTTCAGATTCGCAATCGCGGGACCGTGTGCGGATCGATCGCGCATGCGGACCCGAGCGCGGAGTTGCCGCTCGTGCTTGCGGCGCTCGGCGGTGACGTGATGCTGCGCTCGCGAAAAAGGCGCCGCACGCTCGCGGCGCAGGACTTCTTTCAGGGAATGCTGATGACCGCGCGCGAGCCTGACGAACTCGTCGAAGCGGTGCGCTTCCCGCTGCGCAAGGAAGGCGAGCGCTACGCGTTCGCCGAATTTTCCGCGCGGCACGGCGACTTCGCGATCGTCGCGTGCGCGGCCGTGGTCACCGACGAGTCGATCCGCATTGCTGTCGGCGGCGTCGCGGACCGGCCGGTGACGGAGCAATGGCCGCGTCTGCGGGGCGACGACCTGCGCGGCGCACTGAACGATTTGAGCTGGAAACTGAACGCGCAGGACGATGCGCAGATCAGCGCGGCGTATCGCCGGAATCTGGTCCGGCAACTCGGATGGCGCGTGATCGAGGAGGCAAAGTGA
- a CDS encoding (2Fe-2S)-binding protein: MSKMSDTIMRHGEVRRIALTLNGRERSGYCEPRELLSDFIRHELGATGTHVGCEHGVCGACTVQVDGVAARSCLMLAVQADGRRIDTVEGLAPDQTLGDLQQAFQRHHALQCGFCTAGILMSCADYLRRVPDPSEEQVREMLSGHICRCTGYTPIVAAVLDVAARRRAEASAKEAEHA; the protein is encoded by the coding sequence GTGAGCAAGATGTCGGACACCATCATGCGGCACGGCGAAGTGCGGCGCATCGCGCTGACGCTGAACGGCCGCGAACGAAGCGGCTATTGCGAGCCGCGCGAACTGCTGTCGGACTTCATCCGGCACGAACTGGGCGCGACGGGCACGCACGTCGGCTGCGAACACGGCGTGTGCGGCGCATGTACCGTGCAGGTCGATGGCGTCGCGGCGCGCTCGTGCCTGATGCTCGCGGTGCAGGCCGACGGTCGGCGTATCGATACCGTCGAAGGCCTTGCGCCCGATCAGACGCTCGGCGACCTGCAGCAGGCGTTCCAGCGGCATCACGCGCTGCAATGCGGCTTTTGCACGGCGGGCATTCTGATGTCGTGCGCGGATTATCTGCGGCGCGTGCCCGATCCTTCCGAAGAGCAGGTGCGCGAGATGCTCTCGGGTCATATCTGCCGCTGTACGGGCTACACGCCCATCGTGGCCGCCGTGCTCGACGTAGCGGCGCGCCGCCGGGCCGAGGCAAGCGCGAAGGAGGCCGAACATGCTTGA
- a CDS encoding AMP-binding protein: protein MLDLGRTFLQSVERSPNALALVDGDVQLTYAQWHRMILNVADGLRELGLEHGDRLLVVLQNRWEMATLHWAGQFAGIVIVPLNWRAKPEEVDYCVTDAGVKAIVYEPVSADSVAQSAAAQKVPRVGLDDAPGRTTTFDALIVERTRSGEVTDTTHATADDISLILYTSGTTGKGKGVPRRHRHERAGALAHVAQNLYRRGERTLGVMPLYHTMGVRSLLAMALVDGLFVCVRRWNAKLALDCISKHALTCLYLVPTLYHDLLADSAFASTDTSSVRKLGFAGAPMNDGLLKRLSAAFEPELFVNHYGSSEVYTFSIDQDATKKPGSAGRAGINTRLRVVKLDALSPDAIAEAGEEGQIIVDLLGDEAFEGYWNRPDANAKCLREGWYFTGDTGYLDRDGDLYVTGRVDDMIISGGENISPVDIESVLSLHPAVDEVAVAGVKDERWGQRVVAFIKRREYVDADSLDAWCRQSDLVNFKRPRDYVFVDDIPKSPVGKILRRKLQAGEYTPDSHALPAQPTATTKE, encoded by the coding sequence ATGCTTGATCTCGGACGCACGTTCCTGCAAAGCGTCGAGCGCAGTCCGAACGCGCTCGCGCTCGTCGATGGCGATGTGCAACTGACCTACGCGCAGTGGCATCGCATGATCCTGAATGTCGCCGATGGCCTGCGCGAACTGGGCCTGGAACACGGCGACCGGCTGCTCGTCGTACTGCAAAACCGCTGGGAAATGGCGACGCTGCATTGGGCCGGACAGTTCGCGGGCATCGTGATCGTGCCGCTCAACTGGCGCGCGAAGCCGGAAGAAGTCGACTACTGCGTGACCGACGCGGGGGTGAAGGCGATCGTCTACGAACCCGTCAGCGCGGATTCCGTCGCGCAGAGCGCCGCCGCGCAAAAAGTGCCGCGCGTCGGACTCGACGATGCGCCCGGCCGCACCACCACCTTCGATGCGCTCATCGTCGAACGAACGCGCAGTGGAGAGGTGACCGACACGACGCACGCCACCGCCGACGATATCTCGCTGATCCTCTATACGTCCGGCACGACGGGCAAAGGCAAGGGCGTGCCGCGCCGGCATCGGCATGAACGCGCGGGCGCGCTCGCGCACGTCGCGCAGAACCTCTACAGGCGTGGCGAACGCACGCTCGGCGTGATGCCGCTCTATCACACGATGGGCGTGCGCTCGTTGCTCGCGATGGCGCTCGTTGATGGCCTGTTCGTCTGCGTGCGGCGCTGGAACGCGAAGCTCGCGCTCGATTGCATTTCGAAGCACGCGCTCACCTGCCTCTATCTCGTGCCGACGCTCTATCACGATCTGCTCGCCGACAGCGCGTTCGCGAGCACGGACACGTCGTCGGTCAGAAAGCTCGGCTTCGCGGGCGCACCGATGAACGACGGCCTGCTCAAGCGCCTCTCGGCCGCGTTCGAGCCGGAGCTCTTCGTCAATCACTACGGCTCGTCCGAGGTCTACACGTTCAGCATCGACCAGGACGCGACGAAGAAACCCGGCAGCGCTGGCCGCGCGGGCATCAATACGCGGCTGCGCGTCGTGAAGCTCGATGCCCTCTCGCCCGATGCGATCGCCGAAGCCGGCGAAGAAGGACAGATCATCGTGGACCTGCTCGGCGACGAAGCCTTCGAAGGCTACTGGAATCGTCCGGACGCGAATGCGAAGTGCCTGCGCGAGGGCTGGTACTTCACCGGAGACACGGGCTATCTAGACCGCGACGGCGATCTGTACGTGACGGGCCGCGTCGACGACATGATCATCAGCGGCGGAGAAAACATCTCACCGGTGGACATCGAATCGGTGCTGTCGCTGCATCCCGCCGTCGATGAAGTCGCGGTCGCGGGCGTCAAGGACGAGCGCTGGGGGCAACGTGTGGTCGCGTTCATCAAGCGCCGCGAGTACGTCGATGCCGACTCGCTCGATGCATGGTGCCGTCAGTCGGACCTCGTCAACTTCAAGCGCCCGCGCGACTATGTGTTCGTCGACGACATTCCGAAGTCGCCGGTCGGCAAGATCCTGCGCCGCAAGCTGCAAGCGGGCGAGTACACGCCCGATTCACACGCCCTGCCCGCGCAACCTACAGCAACCACCAAGGAGTAA
- a CDS encoding enoyl-CoA hydratase/isomerase family protein: protein MIDLTHRGQTLLQDLDGFSVEIDAQRERADIILHRPPFNVISMHARDQLRAVFEALDEDDRVRVIVVRAKGEHFSSGGDIKGFLEASPEHVSKLAWNIAAPARCSKPVIAANRGFCFGVGFELSLACDFRIVTDTTFYALPEQKLGQIPGSGGSARLQSMVGIGRTKDIVMRSRRIPGEQAYEWGIAVEFVADAELEAATDALVDELRAFSPLAQRTAKKLLNDSEDAPLSIAIELEGHCYSRLRSSDDFREGVEAFHGKRKPVFRGS, encoded by the coding sequence ATGATTGATCTCACCCATCGCGGCCAGACGCTGCTGCAAGACCTCGACGGCTTCTCGGTCGAAATCGACGCGCAGCGCGAGCGCGCCGACATCATCCTGCATCGGCCGCCGTTCAACGTCATTTCGATGCACGCACGCGATCAGTTGCGCGCTGTGTTCGAAGCCCTCGACGAGGACGATCGCGTGCGCGTGATCGTCGTGCGCGCGAAGGGCGAGCATTTTTCGAGCGGCGGCGATATCAAGGGCTTTCTGGAAGCATCGCCGGAACACGTGTCGAAGCTCGCCTGGAATATCGCGGCGCCCGCGCGCTGCTCGAAGCCGGTGATTGCGGCCAATCGCGGCTTCTGCTTCGGCGTGGGCTTCGAGCTGTCGCTGGCCTGCGATTTCCGGATCGTCACCGATACGACCTTCTATGCGCTGCCGGAGCAGAAGCTCGGCCAGATTCCCGGCTCGGGCGGCTCGGCGCGTTTGCAGTCGATGGTCGGCATCGGCCGAACGAAGGACATCGTGATGCGCTCGCGCCGCATTCCTGGCGAGCAGGCGTACGAGTGGGGCATCGCGGTCGAATTCGTCGCGGACGCCGAACTCGAAGCGGCGACGGACGCGCTCGTCGACGAACTGCGCGCATTCTCGCCGCTCGCGCAGCGCACCGCGAAGAAGCTCTTGAACGATTCGGAAGACGCGCCCTTGTCGATCGCGATCGAACTCGAAGGCCATTGCTATAGCCGTCTGCGCTCGTCGGACGATTTCCGCGAAGGCGTCGAAGCGTTTCATGGCAAGCGCAAGCCGGTGTTTCGCGGCAGTTGA
- a CDS encoding GMC family oxidoreductase — translation MNRFDYVIVGGGSAGCVLAHRLSAVPSVRVALIEAGADTPPGAVPAAILDSYPMPVFCGDTYIWPDLKAKATPHAAPRVYEQGRVMGGGSSINVQSANRGLPRDYDEWAANGAEGWSWRDVLPYFRKLERDVNFPGGELHGSDGPVPIRRIMPKDWPAFCHAFAQGLRANGFAELQDQNGEFGDGFFPGAFSNIDDKRVSTAIAYLDEATRKRPNLTIYSNLRVERIVMEGATARGVVAIAANGERVGFDAGEVVLSAGALQSPAMLMRAGIGDARQLVAMGIPCVADLPGVGRNLQDHPSLTFCHFLEPRFRMPLARRRASMMAARMSSGVAGCDESDLYLSSATRAAWHALGNRLGLFFLWCNRPYSRGRVQLASPDAAVAPRVDLNLLDDERDLQRLAAGVRMLARVVDASGLGRDSRDFFPAAFSPRVKALSKVGEGNALLTSILGVLLDTPAPLRRLLIERFFTRGLQMTSLLRDERALADFIRANVFGVWHASGTCRMGGAQDRDAVTDTEGRVRGTRGLRVADASLMPRLPSANTNIPTIMIAEKIADAMVAQRRASVASPFAAAH, via the coding sequence ATGAATCGCTTCGACTACGTGATCGTAGGCGGCGGCTCGGCAGGATGCGTGCTCGCGCATCGGCTGTCGGCCGTGCCGTCGGTGCGCGTCGCGCTGATCGAGGCGGGCGCCGACACGCCGCCGGGCGCGGTGCCCGCGGCGATTCTCGACAGCTATCCGATGCCCGTCTTCTGCGGCGACACGTACATCTGGCCCGATCTGAAAGCGAAAGCCACGCCGCACGCCGCGCCGCGCGTCTACGAGCAGGGCCGCGTGATGGGCGGCGGCTCGAGCATCAACGTACAGTCGGCCAATCGCGGCCTGCCGCGCGACTACGACGAATGGGCCGCCAACGGCGCCGAAGGCTGGTCGTGGCGCGACGTGCTGCCGTACTTTCGCAAGCTCGAACGCGACGTGAACTTTCCCGGCGGCGAATTGCACGGCAGCGACGGACCCGTGCCGATCCGCCGGATCATGCCGAAGGACTGGCCGGCGTTCTGTCATGCATTCGCGCAGGGTTTGCGCGCGAACGGCTTCGCGGAACTTCAGGACCAGAACGGCGAATTCGGCGACGGCTTCTTTCCGGGCGCATTCTCGAACATCGACGACAAGCGCGTGTCGACGGCCATTGCCTATCTCGACGAAGCCACGCGCAAGCGTCCGAATCTCACCATCTATTCGAATCTGCGTGTCGAACGCATCGTGATGGAAGGCGCGACGGCCCGCGGTGTCGTCGCGATCGCGGCGAACGGCGAGCGCGTGGGGTTCGATGCGGGCGAGGTGGTGCTGAGCGCGGGCGCGTTGCAGTCGCCCGCGATGCTGATGCGCGCCGGTATCGGTGATGCGCGCCAACTCGTGGCGATGGGTATTCCGTGCGTGGCTGACCTGCCGGGGGTCGGACGCAATCTGCAGGATCATCCGTCGCTCACGTTCTGTCATTTTCTCGAGCCGCGCTTTCGCATGCCGCTCGCGCGACGCCGCGCGAGCATGATGGCCGCGCGCATGAGTTCGGGCGTCGCGGGCTGCGACGAGTCGGACCTGTATCTGTCGAGCGCGACGCGCGCCGCGTGGCATGCGCTCGGCAACCGGCTCGGCCTCTTTTTCCTCTGGTGCAACCGGCCGTATTCGCGAGGCCGCGTGCAACTGGCATCGCCCGATGCGGCCGTTGCGCCGCGCGTCGATCTGAATCTGCTCGACGACGAACGCGATTTGCAACGGCTCGCCGCCGGCGTGCGGATGCTGGCGCGCGTCGTCGACGCATCCGGTCTTGGCCGCGATTCACGCGACTTCTTCCCGGCCGCGTTCTCACCGCGCGTGAAGGCGCTGAGCAAGGTCGGTGAAGGCAATGCGCTTCTGACTTCGATCCTCGGCGTGCTGCTCGATACGCCCGCGCCGCTGCGGCGTCTGCTGATCGAACGCTTCTTCACGCGCGGCCTGCAGATGACTTCGCTGCTCCGCGACGAGCGCGCGCTCGCCGATTTCATCCGCGCGAACGTGTTCGGCGTGTGGCATGCGAGCGGCACGTGCCGCATGGGCGGCGCGCAGGACCGCGACGCGGTCACCGATACCGAAGGCCGCGTGCGAGGCACGCGCGGGCTGCGCGTCGCGGATGCATCGCTGATGCCGCGACTGCCATCGGCGAATACCAACATACCGACCATCATGATCGCCGAGAAGATCGCCGATGCGATGGTCGCCCAGCGACGGGCGAGCGTGGCATCGCCGTTCGCCGCCGCGCACTGA
- a CDS encoding MFS transporter → MSVAAQDGATVLSVNQRQVMGAVMASCFGWALDLFDLFVLLYVAPVVGRLFFPSEHAMLSLAAVYASFAVTLLMRPLGSALFGSYADRHGRKGAMIVAVVGVGLSTAAFGALPTVAQVGLVAPVLFLLLRLVQGVFVGGVVASTHTIGTESVAPKYRGAVSGLIGGGGAGLGALLASLTYLAMSAVFPGDAFDAWGWRCMFFTGILSSVLGLFVFNGLEESPLWKKLAAEKAAKAADQKKIVNADNARSPIRTLFSREYRGVLFVNLLLTIGGGSGYYLTSGYLPTFLKVVSHAPNGAAAAILMICSVAVVIASVAAGHVSTFIGRKGAFIWIGIIRLIAMPALFLLLPTAQSITMVGVYAVLLSALGSAGYAPVLIFLNERFPTAIRATGTGLSWNIGFAIGGMMPTFVSLVAKDAGQLPSTLAIFVGAISVIFLVGAFVVPETLGKLEGGSARSRS, encoded by the coding sequence ATGTCTGTAGCAGCGCAAGACGGGGCCACCGTGCTTTCGGTCAATCAGCGCCAGGTGATGGGCGCTGTGATGGCTTCATGCTTCGGCTGGGCCCTCGACCTGTTCGACCTGTTCGTATTGTTGTATGTGGCGCCGGTTGTCGGGCGTCTGTTCTTTCCGTCCGAACATGCGATGCTCTCGCTCGCGGCGGTGTACGCGTCCTTCGCGGTGACGCTGCTGATGCGCCCGCTCGGTTCCGCGCTGTTCGGCTCCTATGCCGACCGTCATGGCCGCAAGGGTGCGATGATCGTCGCGGTCGTCGGCGTCGGGCTTTCGACGGCGGCCTTCGGCGCGCTGCCGACGGTCGCCCAGGTCGGGCTCGTGGCTCCGGTCCTGTTTCTGCTGCTGCGTCTCGTGCAGGGCGTGTTCGTCGGCGGCGTGGTGGCGTCGACGCATACGATCGGCACCGAATCCGTCGCGCCGAAGTATCGCGGCGCGGTATCCGGTCTCATCGGTGGCGGCGGGGCCGGGCTCGGCGCGTTGCTCGCATCGCTCACGTATCTGGCGATGTCCGCGGTCTTTCCAGGCGATGCGTTCGACGCCTGGGGCTGGCGTTGCATGTTCTTCACAGGCATCCTGAGTTCGGTGCTCGGTCTGTTCGTGTTCAACGGTCTGGAAGAATCGCCGCTCTGGAAGAAGCTCGCCGCGGAAAAAGCTGCGAAAGCCGCTGATCAGAAGAAGATCGTCAACGCCGATAACGCGCGCTCGCCGATCCGCACGCTGTTCTCGCGGGAATATCGCGGCGTGCTGTTCGTCAATCTGCTGCTGACTATCGGCGGCGGCAGCGGCTACTACCTCACATCAGGCTATCTGCCGACCTTCCTGAAAGTCGTGAGTCATGCGCCGAACGGCGCCGCCGCCGCGATCCTGATGATCTGCAGCGTGGCCGTGGTGATCGCTTCGGTCGCGGCAGGGCACGTCAGTACGTTCATCGGACGCAAGGGCGCGTTTATCTGGATCGGCATCATCCGGCTCATCGCGATGCCAGCGCTGTTCCTGCTGCTGCCGACGGCGCAAAGCATCACGATGGTCGGCGTCTACGCGGTGCTGCTTTCCGCGCTCGGCAGCGCCGGCTATGCGCCCGTGCTGATCTTCCTGAACGAACGCTTCCCGACCGCGATCCGCGCGACCGGCACGGGTCTGTCGTGGAACATCGGCTTCGCGATCGGCGGAATGATGCCGACCTTCGTTTCCCTCGTCGCGAAGGACGCGGGCCAGTTGCCGTCGACGCTCGCGATCTTCGTCGGTGCGATCAGCGTGATCTTTCTCGTGGGCGCGTTCGTGGTGCCCGAGACGCTCGGCAAGCTCGAAGGCGGTTCCGCGCGCAGTCGATCCTGA
- a CDS encoding sterol desaturase family protein has product MKYEEDVRARSYKFRDEYVNTTPWWYRGEMHLGFTLLFTGGVIVYCLMQLHAPTLAEWLAVIPLFLFGNWAEWAAHRYVLHRPTKYFSMIYKRHCAVHHRFFTHVTLEYKGHRHWRALLFPPFAPVAFVLAAVPFALVIGFVFSRNAGCIALLTMAVYFLMYEGLHTLSHVTDSPLLDRVPLVNTVRRLHATHHDPEVMATQNFNLTFPICDTLFGTRSDVPSRAREPLERGR; this is encoded by the coding sequence ATGAAATACGAAGAAGACGTTCGTGCGCGTTCCTACAAGTTCCGTGACGAGTATGTCAATACCACGCCATGGTGGTATCGCGGCGAAATGCACCTCGGCTTCACATTGCTCTTCACCGGCGGCGTGATCGTGTATTGCCTGATGCAGCTTCATGCACCGACGCTTGCCGAATGGCTGGCGGTCATTCCGCTCTTTCTGTTCGGCAACTGGGCGGAATGGGCGGCGCACCGCTACGTGCTGCATCGTCCGACGAAGTATTTCAGCATGATCTACAAGCGCCATTGCGCGGTCCATCACCGGTTCTTCACGCATGTGACGCTTGAATACAAAGGGCACCGTCACTGGCGCGCGCTGCTGTTTCCGCCTTTTGCGCCGGTTGCGTTCGTGCTGGCGGCCGTGCCGTTCGCGCTCGTGATTGGGTTCGTATTCTCCCGCAACGCAGGTTGCATCGCGCTGCTCACGATGGCGGTGTACTTTCTGATGTACGAGGGCCTGCATACGCTTTCACACGTCACCGACAGCCCGTTGCTCGACCGCGTTCCGCTCGTCAACACAGTGCGGCGCCTGCACGCCACACACCACGATCCCGAAGTGATGGCGACACAGAACTTCAACCTCACGTTCCCGATCTGCGACACGCTGTTCGGCACGCGCAGCGACGTTCCGAGCCGTGCGCGCGAACCGTTGGAACGCGGCCGCTAA
- a CDS encoding LysR family transcriptional regulator: MELKQIQYFIALFEEGTVTRAARRLNIAQPALSMQIAKLETEIRQKLFERGPHGMAPTEAARLMYRLYTPIMRDIDHAREHLSRRDVIVTGRVSLGMVSSEAQSVLPESLARFDALFPQVEVSVADGFSAQLIDAVESGRLDAAIINKPRGRLTLHVEPLLVEEMVLVTSVEHGPKLPDEIDLTQQSDIEFVLPTRRNGLRGALDAALMAADVVIQPKFEIDLLSTIVQFVEQSGVATILPRVVVQAKVEEGRLRARTIASPPIVRHIIQVTHPKRPIGPAAQALITIITDEIKRVTTGVLGKQAP, encoded by the coding sequence ATGGAACTGAAGCAGATCCAGTACTTCATCGCGCTTTTCGAAGAAGGCACCGTCACGCGCGCCGCCAGGCGGCTCAACATCGCGCAACCGGCGCTCAGCATGCAGATCGCCAAGCTCGAAACGGAGATTCGGCAGAAGCTCTTCGAGCGGGGGCCGCACGGCATGGCGCCGACCGAAGCCGCACGGTTGATGTACCGCCTTTACACGCCGATCATGCGCGACATCGATCACGCACGCGAGCACCTGAGCCGTCGCGATGTCATCGTGACGGGCCGCGTGTCGCTGGGAATGGTGTCGTCGGAGGCGCAGAGCGTATTGCCCGAATCGCTCGCCCGATTCGATGCGCTTTTCCCGCAAGTCGAAGTCTCCGTCGCCGATGGCTTCAGCGCGCAGCTGATCGACGCTGTCGAATCGGGCCGGCTCGATGCCGCCATCATCAACAAGCCGCGCGGACGGCTGACGCTGCACGTAGAGCCGTTGCTGGTCGAGGAAATGGTGCTGGTGACGAGCGTGGAGCACGGCCCAAAGCTGCCCGACGAGATCGATCTCACGCAGCAGTCGGACATCGAATTCGTGTTGCCCACGCGCCGCAACGGCCTGCGCGGCGCGCTCGATGCCGCGCTGATGGCGGCTGACGTCGTCATCCAGCCGAAGTTCGAGATCGATCTGCTCAGCACCATCGTGCAGTTCGTCGAGCAGAGCGGTGTCGCGACCATCCTGCCGCGCGTCGTCGTGCAGGCGAAAGTGGAGGAAGGGCGCTTGCGCGCACGCACGATAGCGTCGCCGCCGATCGTGCGCCACATCATTCAGGTCACGCATCCGAAGCGGCCGATCGGACCGGCCGCCCAGGCGCTCATCACGATTATCACTGATGAGATAAAGCGCGTGACGACGGGTGTTTTGGGGAAACAGGCGCCTTAG